In one window of Mercurialis annua linkage group LG4, ddMerAnnu1.2, whole genome shotgun sequence DNA:
- the LOC126679070 gene encoding universal stress protein PHOS32 has protein sequence MENARNVGIAMDYSPTSKLALRWATENLINSGDLIILIQVQPPNSDHTRKLLFEATGSPLVPLEELREINYSKQYGLTHDPEVLDILDTVSRTKGAKVVAKVYWGDPREKLCDAVDDLKLDALVIGSRGLGPIKRVLLGSVSNYVVINATCPVTVVKGAHPSKP, from the exons ATGGAAAACGCTCGTAACGTTGGGATAGCCATGGATTACTCTCCGACTAGCAAGTTAGCTCTCCGTTGGGCAACTGAAAATCTGATCAATTCTGGGGATTTGATTATTCTTATCCAAGTTCAGCCGCCTAATTCTGATCATACCAGGAAGCTTCTCTTCGAAGCCACCGGATCAC CTTTGGTGCCTCTTGAGGAATTGAGAGAGATAAACTATTCAAAGCAGTATGGCCTGACTCATGATCCTGAGGTTCTTGATATCCTTGATACTGTCTCCAGGACCAAAGGG GCTAAGGTGGTAGCAAAGGTTTATTGGGGAGATCCAAGGGAGAAACTGTGTGATGCTGTGGATGATCTCAAGCTTGATGCTCTTGTCATTGGAAGCAGAGGTTTAGGCCCTATTAAAAG GGTATTACTTGGAAGTGTGAGCAATTATGTGGTGATAAATGCTACATGTCCAGTTACTGTGGTTAAAGGTGCACATCCATCCAAACCATAA
- the LOC126679069 gene encoding glutamate decarboxylase 1-like, which yields MALSRAGIDSDGSVHSTFASRYVRTSLPRFRMPDNSIPKEAAFQFINDELMLDGNPRLNLASFVTTWMEPECDKLIMASINKNYVDMDEYPVTTELQNRCVNMIAHLFNAPLGESETAVGVGTVGSSEAIMLAGLAFKRKWQHRRKSEGKPFDNPNIVTGANVQVCWEKFARYFEVELKEVKLREGYYVMDPEQAAEMVDENTICVAAILGSTLNGEFEDVKRLNDLLVEKNSQTGWDTPIHVDAASGGFIAPFLHPELEWDFRLPLVKSINVSGHKYGLVYAGIGWVIWRSKDDLPEDLIFHINYLGADQPTFTLNFSKGSCQVIAQYYQLIRLGFEGYKNVMENCIDNMLVLKDGLEKTGRFNIVSKDIGVPLVAFSLKDNSKHNEFELTDMLRRYGWIIPAYTMPPDAQHVTVLRVVIREDFSRTLAERLLNDIGKVLHELDSLPSRLETRVSISADDKVVVKKTAIETQREVTMVWRKFVMEKKKMNGVC from the exons ATGGCTCTCTCCAGGGCTGGTATAGACTCAGATGGCTCTGTTCATTCTACATTCGCCTCTCGTTATGTTCGAACTTCCCTTCCCAg GTTCAGGATGCCTGATAATTCTATTCCGAAGGAGGCAGCGTTTCAATTCATAAACGATGAGCTAATGTTGGATGGAAATCCAAGGCTTAACCTCGCGTCGTTTGTGACGACATGGATGGAACCTGAGTGTGATAAGCTTATCATGGCTTCTATTAATAAGAATTATGTTGACATGGATGAGTATCCTGTCACCACTGAATTGCAG AACCGATGTGTAAACATGATAGCACATCTGTTTAATGCGCCACTTGGAGAGTCGGAGACAGCAGTTGGAGTAGGGACTGTTGGATCTTCTGAGGCAATAATGCTTGCTGGTTTAGCTTTCAAGAGGAAGTGGCAGCACAGGAGAAAATCTGAGGGAAAACCATTTGATAATCCTAACATTGTCACTGGTGCCAATGTTCAg gtCTGCTGGGAGAAATTTGCAAGGTACTTTGAAGTGGAGCTGAAAGAGGTGAAACTAAGGGAAGGCTATTATGTGATGGACCCCGAACAGGCAGCGGAAATGGTTGATGAAAACACAATCTGTGTAGCTGCTATCCTTGGATCTACTTTAAATGGAGAGTTTGAAGATGTCAAGCGTTTGAATGATCTTTTGGTTGAGAAGAACAGCCAAACTGG ATGGGATACTCCAATTCATGTAGATGCAGCAAGTGGTGGATTTATTGCACCATTTCTGCATCCAGAACTTGAGTGGGATTTTAGATTACCATTGGTGAAGAGTATTAATGTGAGTGGTCATAAGTATGGACTTGTCTATGCTGGTATTGGTTGGGTCATTTGGAGAAGCAAAGATGATTTGCCTGAAGATCTCATCTTCCATATTAATTATCTTGGAGCTGATCAGCCTACTTTCACTCTCAATTTCTCTAAag GTTCTTGTCAAGTCATTGCTCAATACTATCAATTGATTCGCTTGGGTTTCGAG GGCTACAAAAATGTAATGGAAAATTGTATAGACAACATGCTAGTACTAAAAGACGGATTGGAGAAAACAGGACGATTCAACATTGTATCGAAAGACATCGGAGTACCATTGGTAGCATTTTCTTTGAAAGATAACAGCAAACACAATGAGTTTGAGCTTACCGACATGCTCCGGCGGTATGGCTGGATCATTCCGGCGTACACCATGCCACCGGATGCACAACATGTGACGGTGCTTCGAGTGGTGATTAGGGAAGATTTTTCTCGAACTCTTGCGGAACGTCTTTTGAATGATATAGGGAAAGTGTTACATGAACTTGATTCTTTGCCATCGAGACTTGAGACTAGGGTTTCAATAAGTGCAGATGATAAAGTAGTTGTCAAGAAAACTGCTATAGAGACTCAAAGAGAGGTAACCATGGTTTGGAGGAAGTTTGttatggagaagaagaagatgaatggTGTTTGTTGA